From one Phycodurus eques isolate BA_2022a chromosome 19, UOR_Pequ_1.1, whole genome shotgun sequence genomic stretch:
- the syt15 gene encoding LOW QUALITY PROTEIN: uncharacterized protein syt15 (The sequence of the model RefSeq protein was modified relative to this genomic sequence to represent the inferred CDS: deleted 1 base in 1 codon), whose protein sequence is MVPVGLAAGRLVLLLFLLVLLGLVMLCLCRSKWRRDRRRYQQPVAAAPRIPACTAPVVPVLQGSHAKSVPLSPGEIPFTLPPRFTTSQSDAEVMKTEARRDILAHRGSLFVQRPFMYARGLQLQHWMDMVNTPHQEVKMWHGLCTAA, encoded by the exons ATGGTTCCGGTCGGCCTCGCTGCAGGACGTCTGGTgctgcttctttttcttcttgtcctACTGGGCCTGGTGATGTTGTGTCTGTGCAGGAGCAAGTGGAGACGTGATCGCAGACGATACCAG CAGCCGGTCGCCGCTGCGCCTCGCATCCCAGCGTGCACCGCTCCGGTCGTCCCGGTTTTGCAAGGCTCTCACGCCAAGTCAGTACCTTTAAGC CCCGGCGAGATCCCGTTCACGTTGCCGCCTCGCTTCACGACGTCTCAGAGCGACGCGGAGGTGATGAAGACGGAGGCTCGCAGGGACATTCTGGCCCATCGGGGATCTCTCTTCGTTCAGA GGCCGTTCATGTACGCCAGGGGTTTGCAGTTGCAGCATTGGATGGACATGGTCAACACACCACACCAGGAGGTCAAAATGTGGCATGGACTCTGCACGGCCGCTTAG
- the lrrc59 gene encoding leucine-rich repeat-containing protein 59 yields MSKNTKVWSLKDKISDNEMDLSLCNLSEVPVKELALFTKATILDLSCNNITSLPPEFCNLTHLVKLDLSKNQLTCLPDDLGNLAGLQHLDLYNNKLSSLPVSFSQLRSLKWLDLKDNPLDEGLAKAAGDCLDEKQCKLCATMVLKHMLMLQDEADRAREKRLLREKELEKKREAKKREREAREKEARKREKAEEKEKRRKEYNAQMAAAAAAAQEQPKKRTEERKTKKKNGQVSEKKTMVARAASKPRRSLLGVVFKLFLLLQLGVAVAVVACRMTELRREGVCVPLDAVLDRGLAWAREQEGEVRRLLSDLSSAVKDFLESMQTSKS; encoded by the exons ATGAGTAAAAACACCAAAGTGTGGAGTTTGAAAGATAAAATAAGCGATAACGAGATGGATTTGAGTCTGTGTAACCTCTCCGAGGTGCCCGTCAAGGAGCTG GCTTTATTCACCAAAGCGACTATTTTGGACTTGTCCTGCAACAACATCACCTCTCTGCCG CCCGAGTTCTGCAACCTGACCCACTTGGTGAAGCTGGACCTGAGCAAAAACCAGCTGACCTGTTTGCCGGACGACCTAGGGAACCTAGCTGGTCTGCAGCACTTGGACTTGTACAACAACAAGCTGAGCAGCCTGCCCGTCAGCTTCTCTCAGCTGCGG AGTCTGAAGTGGTTAGACCTCAAGGACAATCCCCTGGATGAAGGCCTGGCCAAAGCGGCGGGAGATTGTCTGGACGAGAAGCAGTGCAAACTGTGTGCCACCATG GTTCTCAAGCATATGCTGATGCTTCAGGATGAGGCCGACCGTGCGCGAGAAAAGCGACTTTTGAGGGAAAAAG AGCTGGAAAAGAAGCGAGAGGCCAAGAAGCGGGAACGCGAGGCCCGAGAGAAGGAGGCACGTAAGCGGGAGAAGgcagaggagaaggagaagcggCGGAAGGAGTACAACGCCCAgatggccgccgccgccgccgccgcccaggAACAGCCGAagaagaggaccgaggagaggaagACCAAGAAGAAGAATGGACAGGTCTCAG AGAAGAAGACCATGGTGGCGAGGGCGGCATCTAAGCCTCGCCGCTCACTGCTCGGCGTGGTCTTCAAACTCTTCCTGCTACTGCAGCTCGGCGTGGCCGTTGCCGTCGTCGCCTGCCGGATGACGGAGCTACGGCGGGAGGGCGTGTGCGTGCCGCTGGACGCTGTCCTGGACCGGGGCCTGGCTTGGGCCCGCGAGCAAGAGGGCGAGGTCCGCCGGCTGCTAAGTGACCTTTCCTCTGCCGTCAAGGACTTCCTGGAATCAATGCAGACGTCCAAAAGCTAA
- the timm23a gene encoding mitochondrial import inner membrane translocase subunit Tim23, whose product MDSSPQGSGGLKASLGGLFGGGAPEYSNTELAGVPLTGMSPLSPYLNVDPRYLVQDTEEFILPTGANKTRGRFELAFFTIGGSCITGASFGALNGLRMGLKETRDMAWSKPRNVQIINMVTRQGASWANTLGSVALLYSAFGVVIEKARGAEDDINTVAAGTLTGMLFKAAGGLKGVARGGLAGLALSGAYAVYNNWGHLTGTSSPSSSRLY is encoded by the exons ATGGACAGCAGCCCGCAAGGCTCCGGGGGGCTCAAGGCGAGTCTCGGTGGTCTCTTCGGCGGTGGAGCGCCGGAATATTCCAACACGGAGCTCGCCGGTGTTCCAT TGACTGGAATGAGCCCCCTGTCGCCTTACCTTAACGTCGACCCTCGCTACCTAGTTCAG gACACAGAGGAGTTCATTTTGCCTACAGGCGCTAATAAGACGAGAGGAAGGTTCGAGCTGGCTTTTTTCACCATTGGAGGCTCCTGCATCACAG GGGCTTCGTTCGGCGCTTTAAACGGACTCAGGATGGGCCTGAAGGAGACCAGAGACATGGCGTGGTCCAAACCGCGGAATGTGCA GATTATCAACATGGTGACCAGACAAGGGGCTTCATGGGCCAACACTTTGGGTTCAGTAG CCTTGTTATACAGCGCGTTCGGGGTGGTGATCGAGAAGGCCCGAGGAGCAGAGGACGACATCAACACAGTAGCTGCCGGCACGCTAACGGGGATGCTCTTTAAGGCAGCCG GTGGCTTGAAGGGTGTGGCCCGCGGGGGTCTGGCTGGTCTGGCCTTGTCCGGTGCCTACGCCGTCTACAACAATTGGGGCCACCTGACCGGAACGTCGTCGCCGTCGTCCTCTCGGCTTTACTGa
- the nat9 gene encoding N-acetyltransferase 9 has translation MKINENTLLEGHKVVLVPYNAEHVPRYHEWMKSVELQQLTASEPLTLEQEYDMQRSWREDADKCTFIILDKRLWVDSGTEEAQCMIGDVNIFLTDPTDPSMAELEIMIAEASYRGQGIGKEVTQMMMHYGVAKLGISRFQAKIGLDNDISIAMFKKLHFQQVSVCRVFKEVTLETAVDVSLRRRLLQHAGHVTEQDYQAARGGRREAASRAATDPPM, from the exons atgaaaataaatgagaacACATTGCTAGAAGGACATAAAGTCGTGCTGGTGCCTTACAATGCGGAGCACGTCCCAAG GTACCACGAGTGGATGAAGTCTGTTGAGCTGCAGCAGCTGACGGCCTCGGAGCCTCTGACGCTGGAGCAGGAATATGACATGCAACGCAGCTGGAGAGAAGACGCCGACA AGTGCACCTTCATCATCCTGGACAAGCGGCTTTGGGTGGACTCTGGCACAGAGGAGGCACAGTGCATGATCGGAGACGTCAACATCTTCCTGACAGACCCCACAGATCCTTCCATGGCTGAGTTGGAGATCATGATAGCAG aGGCCAGTTACAGAGGACAAGGTATCGGGAAGGAGGTGACGCAAATGATGATGCACTATG GGGTCGCCAAACTCGGCATCAGCAGGTTTCAAGCGAAAATTGGCCTGGACAACGACATCAGCATCGCCATGTTCAAGAAACTACACTTCCAACAG GTGTCTGTGTGTCGGGTGTTCAAGGAGGTCACCTTGGAGACTGCGGTGGACGTGTCGCTTCGTCGGAGGCTGTTGCAGCACGCGGGCCACGTGACAGAGCAGGACTACCAGGCGGCCCGCGGCGGAAGACGGGAAGCCGCGTCACGGGCTGCCACGGACCCTCCCATGTGA
- the LOC133418049 gene encoding G protein-regulated inducer of neurite outgrowth 1, which yields MAMRPVRPASEIYPSVCCSVSPSVSYSSLTVMEGPEDDGEPHTPIFSISKSSMDVFKRDPVWTAVDLRRSSSANVEQGPLQQLHGWRRVGSLQSPDPHNSPALSERWVANMRRWSRCSGGSGAHSRSSTPDTVVWGGGTSRPCSLARDATCCAAPASPSTHASSPFISPLLTPTMPSVDLCTSSPASPLASPTVLFPEQGDSEGSPLTSTTPPLKPFFRVTSTENDAYPGNRLLYFQYPSPMASSVCSEEGALLSPGGLTEEETAPMSDPRARVTSSADEEQEPDEGASVCHLQLPWQPQPRRPPLVSSLSDSLLGEGCRWSRGGLQREPFFEEKARREVVDAAVQTLFSPAGSWLDLRRNTSRSPLGSPPGSKLELKASVGSNSNLVSPSSSMFPPGEEEEEEGKPKDVLERRRSCLKAGEEKEELGERRRSSMKQVQWDEDGMTWDVHGMSVEPEVLSTAIRKHLELHNSPQAGKRPSKKKTKAPKPHAPPASPPAALPDATPPTRDGGGKTEEAPPEASRAEGGEAGNDGVSKSPSLSRGTIRKRSVMRSLRPGWCGGLKKEDD from the coding sequence ATGGCGATGAGGCCTGTACGACCGGCTTCCGAGATCTACCCGTCAGTGTGCTGTTCCGTCAGTCCGTCCGTGTCCTACTCCAGCTTGACAGTGATGGAGGGACCCGAGGACGACGGCGAACCCCACACACCCATCTTCTCCATCTCCAAGAGCTCCATGGACGTCTTCAAGCGCGACCCGGTGTGGACCGCCGTGGATCTACGCCGCAGCTCCAGCGCCAACGTCGAACAGGGCCCTCTGCAGCAGCTGCACGGGTGGCGGCGCGTGGGCAGCCTGCAGTCACCTGACCCCCACAACTCGCCCGCCCTCAGCGAGCGCTGGGTGGCCAACATGAGGCGCTGGAGCCGGTGCAGCGGCGGGAGCGGCGCGCACAGCCGCAGCAGCACGCCCGACACGGTGGTGTGGGGTGGAGGGACGTCGCGGCCCTGCAGCCTGGCGCGGGACGCGACCTGCTGCGCCGCGCCTGCCTCCCCGAGCACCCACGCCTCCTCGCCATTCATCTCCCCGCTGCTGACGCCCACTATGCCATCTGTGGATCTCTGCACCTCGTCCCCGGCGTCCCCTCTGGCGTCCCCCACCGTGCTGTTCCCCGAGCAGGGAGACTCCGAAGGGTCCCCTCTGACGTCCACCACCCCACCGCTGAAGCCCTTTTTCCGGGTGACTAGCACAGAGAATGACGCCTACCCGGGTAACCGCTTGCTTTATTTCCAGTATCCCTCCCCGATGGCGTCCTCCGTGTGCTCAGAGGAAGGTGCGTTGCTGTCCCCCGGAGGCCTAACTGAAGAGGAGACGGCGCCGATGTCCGATCCGCGAGCGCGAGTGACAAGTTCAGCGGATGAGGAGCAAGAACCGGACGAAGGCGCGTCGGTGTGCCACCTCCAGTTGCCGTGGCAACCGCAGCCGAGGAGGCCGCCGCTGGTCTCCTCCCTAAGCGACTCGCTTCTGGGTGAGGGGTGCAGATGGTCCAGAGGAGGCCTTCAAAGGGAGCCCTTCTTCGAGGAGAAGGCTCGTCGGGAAGTGGTTGACGCTGCCGTGCAGACGCTCTTCTCCCCCGCGGGCTCCTGGTTGGACCTCCGCAGGAACACCTCCCGCTCCCCCCTGGGCTCGCCGCCCGGATCCAAGCTGGAACTGAAGGCCTCGGTTGGTTCCAACTCCAACCTGGTCTCGCCGTCCTCCAGCATGTTCCCGCcgggagaggaagaagaggaggaggggaagcCAAAAGATGTTCTGGAGCGCAGAAGGTCATGTCTGAAGGCCGGGGAGGAGAAAGAGGAGCttggggagaggaggaggagcagcatGAAGCAGGTGCAGTGGGACGAGGACGGGATGACGTGGGACGTCCACGGCATGTCCGTGGAGCCGGAGGTGCTGAGCACAGCCATACGAAAGCACCTGGAGCTCCACAACAGTCCCCAAGCCGGCAAACGACCCTCCAAGAAGAAGACCAAAGCACCTAAACCTCACGCTCCTCCCGCTTCTCCTCCTGCGGCGCTCCCCGACGCGACCCCTCCGACACGGGACGGGGGAGGCAAAACGGAGGAGGCGCCTCCCGAAGCAAGCAGAGCGGAGGGAGGAGAAGCTGGAAATGACGGCGTTTCAAAATCCCCCTCGCTCTCGCGCGGGACCATCCGGAAGAGGAGCGTGATGAGGTCACTGAGACCAGGGTGGTGTGGAGGCTTGAAAAAGGAAGATGactaa
- the zgc:112285 gene encoding chymotrypsin-like elastase family member 2A, which produces MAAALHVVCLLMLPLLSEAAYTYTPGKQHKVLHLDWPKDCGMAYFKPNMVERIVSGNEARPHSWPWQVSLQVRPRGSKHHIHVCGGTLIHKNWILTAAHCFQKGKAEDTGSWRIVVGKHRLRRSEMAERVFPVKRIYRHENFRYPAHSELDYDIALVKAAADILPSNFIRYACLPRKQTNLKPGHYCWVTGWGDTRGGKENVSLAEALNQARLPIIDFKTCRQKKFWGDRVRDSMICAGFRDTEDPPAACQGDSGGPLLCQLGRERWEVHGVVSFGPIGCTVENKPSVFTQTGTYIPWIEATRIRDFFLH; this is translated from the exons ATGGCTGCCGCGCTTCATGTCGTGTGTTTGCTGATGCTGCCCCTGCTGAGTGAGGCGGCGTACACATACACGCCTGGCAAACAGCATAAGGTGCTGCACCTGG ACTGGCCCAAAGACTGCGGGATGGCCTACTTCAAGCCCAACATGGTCGAGAGGATCGTGTCAGGCAACGAGGCCAGACCGCACTCCTGGCCCTGGCAGGTCTCTCTGCAG GTTCGTCCCAGAGGCAGCAAACATCACATTCACGTGTGTGGAGGAACTCTGATCCACAAGAACTGGATCCTCACTGCTGCTCACTGCTTCCAAAA GGGAAAGGCCGAGGACACCGGCTCGTGGAGGATCGTGGTGGGCAAGCACCGGCTGAGGCGCTCGGAAATGGCCGAGAGGGTCTTCCCCGTGAAGCGCATCTACCGGCACGAGAACTTCCGCTACCCGGCGCACAGCGAGCTGGACTACGACATCGCCCTGGTGAAGGCCGCCGCCGACATCCTCCCGTCCAACTTCATCCGCTACGCCTGCCTGCCGCGCAAGCAGACCAACCTCAAGCCGGGACACTACTGCTGGGTGACCGGCTGGGGCGACACCCGGG GCGGCAAGGAAAACGTTTCCCTGGCAGAGGCGCTCAACCAAGCTCGACTCCCCATCATCGACTTCAAAACCTGTCGGCAGAAGAAGTTCTGGGGTGACCGCGTGCGAGACTCCATGATCTGCGCCGGGTTCAGGGACACTGAGGATCCCCCTGCCGCCTGTCAG GGGGACTCGGGAGGTCCTCTCCTTTGCCAACTGGGCCGCGAGCGCTGGGAGGTGCACGGCGTGGTGAGCTTCGGCCCCATCGGCTGCACGGTAGAGAACAAGCCCAGCGTCTTCACCCAGACCGGCACCTACATCCCCTGGATCGAGGCCACGCGCATCCGAGACTTTTTCCTGCACTGA